In the Gossypium raimondii isolate GPD5lz chromosome 9, ASM2569854v1, whole genome shotgun sequence genome, one interval contains:
- the LOC105800209 gene encoding dynamin-related protein 5A isoform X1, with product MDNLISLVNKIQRACTALGDHGEASALPTLWDSLPAIAVVGGQSSGKSSVLESIVGKDFLPRGSGIVTRRPLVLQLHKSDEGSREYAEFLHLPRKRFTDFAAVRKEIQDETDRETGRTKQISSVPIHLSIYSPNVVNLTLIDLPGLTKVAVEGQPESIVQDIENMVRSYIEKPNCIILAISPANQDLATSDAIKISREVDPTGERTLGVLTKIDLMDKGTDAVDILEGKSYRLKFPWVGVVNRSQADINKNVDMIAARRREREYFSSTPEYRHLAHRMGSEHLAKMLSKHLETVIKSRIPGIQSLINKTIAELETELSRLGKPIAADAGGKLYTIMEICRLFDQNFREHLDGVYVSSLVLPSLIHLSLTSFNFANFVRDFVLTFNVVHRRTGGDKVYNVFDNQLPAALKRLQFDRQLSMENIRKLITEADGYQPHLIAPEQGYRRLIESTLVTIRGPAEAAVDATHSILKDLVHKAMSETPELKQYPALRVEVGNAAIESLERMRDQSKKATLQLVDMECCYLTVEFFRKLPQDVDKGGSATQSIFDRYNDSYLRRIGSTVLSYVNMVCATLRHSIPKSIVYCQVREAKRSLLDFFYTELGKLEQKRLSALLNEDPAIMERRSALAKRLELYRSAQAEIDTVAWSK from the exons ATggataatttaatttctcttgTGAACAAGATTCAAAGAGCTTGCACCGCTCTTGGTGACCATGGAGAAGCAAGTGCATTGCCGACTCTTTGGGACTCATTACCTGCGATTGCCGTCGTCGGCGGTCAG AGTTCAGGGAAGTCTTCGGTGCTCGAAAGCATTGTCGGCAAAGATTTTTTACCCCGTGGATCAg GAATTGTTACCCGGAGACCTCTGGTGTTGCAGCTTCATAAGAGTGATGAAGGAAGCAGAGAATACGCTGAATTTCTTCACCTTCCAAGAAAAAGATTTACCGATTTCG CTGCCGTCAGGAAGGAGATTCAAGATGAGACGGATAGAGAAACTGGCCGAACCAAGCAAATCTCCAGTGTTCCAATTCATCTTAGCATATATTCTCCCAATG TTGTCAATTTGACTCTGATTGACCTTCCTGGTCTTACGAAGGTAGCAGTTG AGGGTCAGCCCGAGAGCATTGTGCAAGATATTGAGAACATGGTTCGCTCTTACATTGAGAAG CCCAACTGTATTATCTTAGCAATTTCACCTGCTAATCAAGATCTTGCTACATCGGACGCAATTAAAATCTCAAGAGAGGTGGATCCTACAG GGGAGAGGACTCTTGGTGTCTTGACAAAGATTGATCTGATGGATAAGGGCACTGATGCAGTTGAT ATATTGGAAGGCAAATCTTATCGGCTGAAATTCCCTTGGGTTGGTGTTGTGAATCGCTCACAAGCAGATATTAACAAGAATGTTGATATGATTGCTGCTCGACGTAGAGAGCGTGAGTATTTTTCTAGTACGCCTGAGTATAGGCATCTTGCTCATAGAATGGGTTCTGAGCATCTTGCTAAGATGCTTTCAAAG CATTTGGAAACTGTTATCAAGTCTAGAATCCCTGGCATTCAGTCCcttattaataaaacaattgcTGAACTTGAAACCGAATTGAGTCGCCTTGGAAAGCCTATTGCAGCTGATGCGGGT GGGAAGTTGTACACAATTATGGAGATTTGCCGTCTTTTTGATCAAAATTTCAGAGAACATTTGGATGGGGTGTATGTATCAAGTCTTGTTTTACCTTCCTTAATACACCTGTCTTTAACATCATTCAATTTTGCTAATTTTGTTAGAGATTTTGTCTTGACTTTCAATGTTGTTCACAGGCGTACTGGTGGTGATAAGGTTTACAATGTTTTCGACAACCAACTTCCTGCTGCTTTGAAAAGGTTGCAATTTGACAGGCAACTATCAATGGAGAATATTAGGAAGCTCATTACTGAAGCTGATGGCTATCAACCACATTTAATAGCTCCTGAACAAGGATACCGTCGTTTGATTGAATCTACTTTAGTTACTATCAGAGGTCCAGCTGAGGCTGCTGTTGATGCG ACTCATTCCATTCTGAAGGATCTGGTTCACAAGGCTATGAGTGAAACTCCA GAGTTAAAGCAATATCCTGCACTCAGAGTAGAGGTGGGAAATGCTGCAATTGAGTCTCTTGAAAGAATGAGGGATCAGAGCAAAAAAGCAACACTTCAACTGGTTGATATGGAATGTTGTTACCTTACAGTTGAGTTCTTCCGAAAGCTTCCTCAAGACGTGGATAAGGGTGGCAGTGCTACGCAATCTATATTTGACCGATACAATGACTCCTACCTGAGGAGAATTG GAAGTACAGTTTTGTCTTACGTAAATATGGTCTGCGCTACTTTGCGCCACTCGATTCCAAAGTCCATTGTTTATTGTCAAGTCCGTGAAGCTAAAAGAAGCCTGCTTGACTTTTTCTACACGGAATTGGGTAAACTGGAG caAAAACGATTATCGGCATTACTGAATGAGGATCCAGCAATCATGGAACGCCGATCCGCTCTTGCGAAGAGACTGGAATTATATAGGAGTGCACAAGCTGAAATCGATACGGTCGCTTGGTCCAAGTAA
- the LOC105800209 gene encoding dynamin-related protein 12A isoform X2: MDNLISLVNKIQRACTALGDHGEASALPTLWDSLPAIAVVGGQSSGKSSVLESIVGKDFLPRGSGIVTRRPLVLQLHKSDEGSREYAEFLHLPRKRFTDFAAVRKEIQDETDRETGRTKQISSVPIHLSIYSPNVVNLTLIDLPGLTKVAVEGQPESIVQDIENMVRSYIEKPNCIILAISPANQDLATSDAIKISREVDPTGERTLGVLTKIDLMDKGTDAVDILEGKSYRLKFPWVGVVNRSQADINKNVDMIAARRREREYFSSTPEYRHLAHRMGSEHLAKMLSKHLETVIKSRIPGIQSLINKTIAELETELSRLGKPIAADAGGKLYTIMEICRLFDQNFREHLDGVRTGGDKVYNVFDNQLPAALKRLQFDRQLSMENIRKLITEADGYQPHLIAPEQGYRRLIESTLVTIRGPAEAAVDATHSILKDLVHKAMSETPELKQYPALRVEVGNAAIESLERMRDQSKKATLQLVDMECCYLTVEFFRKLPQDVDKGGSATQSIFDRYNDSYLRRIGSTVLSYVNMVCATLRHSIPKSIVYCQVREAKRSLLDFFYTELGKLEQKRLSALLNEDPAIMERRSALAKRLELYRSAQAEIDTVAWSK; this comes from the exons ATggataatttaatttctcttgTGAACAAGATTCAAAGAGCTTGCACCGCTCTTGGTGACCATGGAGAAGCAAGTGCATTGCCGACTCTTTGGGACTCATTACCTGCGATTGCCGTCGTCGGCGGTCAG AGTTCAGGGAAGTCTTCGGTGCTCGAAAGCATTGTCGGCAAAGATTTTTTACCCCGTGGATCAg GAATTGTTACCCGGAGACCTCTGGTGTTGCAGCTTCATAAGAGTGATGAAGGAAGCAGAGAATACGCTGAATTTCTTCACCTTCCAAGAAAAAGATTTACCGATTTCG CTGCCGTCAGGAAGGAGATTCAAGATGAGACGGATAGAGAAACTGGCCGAACCAAGCAAATCTCCAGTGTTCCAATTCATCTTAGCATATATTCTCCCAATG TTGTCAATTTGACTCTGATTGACCTTCCTGGTCTTACGAAGGTAGCAGTTG AGGGTCAGCCCGAGAGCATTGTGCAAGATATTGAGAACATGGTTCGCTCTTACATTGAGAAG CCCAACTGTATTATCTTAGCAATTTCACCTGCTAATCAAGATCTTGCTACATCGGACGCAATTAAAATCTCAAGAGAGGTGGATCCTACAG GGGAGAGGACTCTTGGTGTCTTGACAAAGATTGATCTGATGGATAAGGGCACTGATGCAGTTGAT ATATTGGAAGGCAAATCTTATCGGCTGAAATTCCCTTGGGTTGGTGTTGTGAATCGCTCACAAGCAGATATTAACAAGAATGTTGATATGATTGCTGCTCGACGTAGAGAGCGTGAGTATTTTTCTAGTACGCCTGAGTATAGGCATCTTGCTCATAGAATGGGTTCTGAGCATCTTGCTAAGATGCTTTCAAAG CATTTGGAAACTGTTATCAAGTCTAGAATCCCTGGCATTCAGTCCcttattaataaaacaattgcTGAACTTGAAACCGAATTGAGTCGCCTTGGAAAGCCTATTGCAGCTGATGCGGGT GGGAAGTTGTACACAATTATGGAGATTTGCCGTCTTTTTGATCAAAATTTCAGAGAACATTTGGATGGGGT GCGTACTGGTGGTGATAAGGTTTACAATGTTTTCGACAACCAACTTCCTGCTGCTTTGAAAAGGTTGCAATTTGACAGGCAACTATCAATGGAGAATATTAGGAAGCTCATTACTGAAGCTGATGGCTATCAACCACATTTAATAGCTCCTGAACAAGGATACCGTCGTTTGATTGAATCTACTTTAGTTACTATCAGAGGTCCAGCTGAGGCTGCTGTTGATGCG ACTCATTCCATTCTGAAGGATCTGGTTCACAAGGCTATGAGTGAAACTCCA GAGTTAAAGCAATATCCTGCACTCAGAGTAGAGGTGGGAAATGCTGCAATTGAGTCTCTTGAAAGAATGAGGGATCAGAGCAAAAAAGCAACACTTCAACTGGTTGATATGGAATGTTGTTACCTTACAGTTGAGTTCTTCCGAAAGCTTCCTCAAGACGTGGATAAGGGTGGCAGTGCTACGCAATCTATATTTGACCGATACAATGACTCCTACCTGAGGAGAATTG GAAGTACAGTTTTGTCTTACGTAAATATGGTCTGCGCTACTTTGCGCCACTCGATTCCAAAGTCCATTGTTTATTGTCAAGTCCGTGAAGCTAAAAGAAGCCTGCTTGACTTTTTCTACACGGAATTGGGTAAACTGGAG caAAAACGATTATCGGCATTACTGAATGAGGATCCAGCAATCATGGAACGCCGATCCGCTCTTGCGAAGAGACTGGAATTATATAGGAGTGCACAAGCTGAAATCGATACGGTCGCTTGGTCCAAGTAA